One window of the Sulfitobacter alexandrii genome contains the following:
- a CDS encoding TIGR00282 family metallophosphoesterase, with amino-acid sequence MNILFLGDVMGRAGRRAITENLDRLRTDWKLDFIVVNGENATGGMGLSGAHAKLLLDAGADCLTLGDHAFDQKDMLSFIEQEPRIIRPLNFSKSAPGRGARLFSARNGKKVLVTQALGQVFMKRPFDDPFSALEPVLKTHPPGGLAQAVIVDFHCEATSEKMAMGHWCDGRASLVVGTHTHVPTADAMILPGGTAYMTDAGMCGDYHSVIGMEKTEPLRRFITGMPKERFVPANGEATLSGIYIETDDRTGRATRVVPVRTGGTLQQSAP; translated from the coding sequence ATGAACATACTCTTTCTCGGCGATGTGATGGGCCGCGCTGGGCGCCGTGCCATCACCGAAAACCTCGACCGCCTGCGGACGGACTGGAAACTCGACTTCATCGTCGTGAACGGCGAGAACGCGACCGGCGGCATGGGCCTGTCGGGCGCGCATGCCAAGCTGCTGCTGGATGCCGGCGCCGACTGCCTGACGCTGGGCGACCATGCCTTCGACCAAAAGGACATGCTCAGTTTCATCGAGCAGGAGCCGCGTATCATCCGGCCGCTGAACTTTTCCAAGTCCGCGCCGGGCCGGGGCGCGCGCCTGTTCTCGGCGCGCAACGGCAAGAAAGTGCTGGTCACGCAGGCGCTCGGGCAGGTTTTCATGAAGCGGCCCTTCGACGATCCCTTCTCGGCGCTGGAGCCGGTGCTGAAGACCCATCCGCCCGGCGGGCTGGCACAAGCCGTCATCGTGGATTTCCACTGCGAGGCGACGTCGGAGAAGATGGCGATGGGCCACTGGTGCGACGGGCGGGCGTCGCTGGTGGTGGGCACCCACACCCATGTGCCAACGGCGGATGCGATGATCCTGCCCGGTGGTACCGCCTACATGACCGACGCGGGCATGTGCGGCGACTACCATTCCGTCATCGGGATGGAAAAGACGGAGCCGCTGCGGCGGTTCATCACCGGCATGCCGAAGGAACGGTTCGTTCCCGCGAACGGCGAGGCGACGCTTTCGGGCATCTACATCGAGACGGACGACCGCACCGGTCGGGCCACGCGGGTGGTTCCCGTCCGGACGGGTGGCACGTTGCAGCAAAGCGCGCCCTGA
- a CDS encoding Bax inhibitor-1 family protein has translation MADVNTIRTQTGTRAAAIDEGLRAHMNKVYGTMSVGMLITFAAAWAISGLAVTNDPSGAAGQIGADRYLTDFGYALYASPLKWLVMFAPLLFVFGFGAAINKMSAATAQTVFYIFAAVMGVSISSIFLVFTGYSIAQIFLITSIAFAGLSLWGYTTKKDISGWGSFLIMGVIGLIVASIVNIFLGSPALMFAISAIGVLIFAGLTAYDTQRIKSEYLAHASHGDSEWLGKAAIMGALSLYLNFINMFMMLLQLFGNRE, from the coding sequence ATGGCCGACGTGAATACAATCCGGACACAGACCGGAACCCGCGCCGCCGCAATCGACGAGGGGCTGCGCGCCCATATGAACAAGGTCTACGGCACGATGTCCGTAGGCATGCTGATCACCTTTGCCGCCGCCTGGGCGATTTCGGGCCTTGCGGTCACGAATGATCCATCCGGGGCGGCAGGCCAGATCGGTGCGGACCGCTACCTGACGGACTTCGGCTACGCGCTCTACGCCTCGCCGCTCAAGTGGCTGGTGATGTTCGCCCCCCTCCTGTTCGTCTTCGGCTTCGGTGCCGCGATCAACAAGATGTCGGCTGCGACCGCGCAGACCGTCTTCTACATCTTCGCCGCCGTCATGGGCGTGTCGATCAGCTCGATCTTCCTCGTTTTCACGGGGTACTCCATCGCGCAGATCTTCCTGATCACCTCGATCGCGTTCGCGGGCCTGTCGCTCTGGGGTTACACCACGAAGAAGGACATTTCCGGCTGGGGCAGCTTCCTCATCATGGGCGTCATCGGCCTGATCGTCGCGTCGATCGTGAACATCTTCCTCGGCTCGCCTGCGCTGATGTTCGCCATTTCGGCGATCGGTGTCCTGATTTTCGCCGGTCTGACCGCTTACGACACCCAGCGGATCAAGTCCGAGTACCTGGCCCATGCCAGCCACGGCGACAGCGAGTGGCTTGGCAAGGCCGCGATCATGGGCGCGCTGAGCCTGTATCTGAACTTCATCAACATGTTCATGATGCTGCTGCAGCTGTTCGGCAATCGCGAATAA
- the rpmG gene encoding 50S ribosomal protein L33 has protein sequence MAKPTTIKIRLNSSAGTGHFYVTKKNARTMTEKMVIKKYDPVARKHVEYKEGKIK, from the coding sequence ATGGCAAAGCCAACCACGATCAAGATCCGTCTGAACTCGTCCGCGGGCACAGGCCATTTCTACGTCACCAAGAAGAACGCGCGCACCATGACCGAAAAGATGGTCATCAAGAAATACGATCCCGTTGCGCGCAAGCACGTCGAATACAAGGAAGGCAAGATCAAGTAA
- the hisN gene encoding histidinol-phosphatase, translating into MTTRTSFDTDIRRVAHLLADAAREAILPHFRGSALLAENKLDTGFDPVTIADKAAEHAMRDILRRERPDDAILGEEFGQQEGQSGLTWVLDPIDGTRGFISGTPTWGVLIAVSDLQGPFYGIIDQPYIGERFEGAPDGAGMSGPAGPRALVTRPPRDLSEAVVFTTFPEVGADSDRAGFHAVAARARLTRYGMDCYAYALLAAGQVDLVIEAGLAPYDIQAPIAVVQAAGGIVTDWQGAPAHLGGRALAAANPEIHAQALEILRGY; encoded by the coding sequence ATGACCACCCGCACTTCCTTCGATACCGATATCCGGCGCGTGGCGCACCTGCTTGCGGATGCGGCACGCGAGGCGATCCTGCCGCATTTCCGCGGCAGCGCGCTGCTGGCCGAAAACAAGCTGGATACCGGTTTCGACCCGGTCACCATCGCGGACAAGGCGGCGGAACACGCAATGCGTGACATCCTGCGCCGGGAAAGGCCCGACGACGCCATCCTGGGCGAGGAATTCGGCCAGCAGGAGGGGCAGTCCGGCCTGACCTGGGTGCTCGACCCCATCGATGGCACGCGTGGTTTCATCAGCGGAACGCCCACCTGGGGCGTGCTGATCGCCGTGAGCGATCTGCAGGGGCCGTTCTATGGCATCATCGACCAGCCCTATATCGGCGAACGTTTCGAGGGCGCACCTGACGGCGCGGGGATGAGCGGGCCCGCGGGACCGCGCGCGCTGGTGACGCGGCCCCCCCGGGACCTGTCCGAGGCGGTGGTCTTCACGACGTTTCCGGAAGTCGGCGCCGACAGCGATCGCGCGGGTTTCCACGCGGTCGCGGCCCGCGCCCGGCTGACCCGCTACGGGATGGACTGCTACGCCTACGCCCTTCTTGCGGCGGGGCAGGTGGACCTCGTGATCGAGGCCGGTCTGGCCCCTTATGACATACAAGCGCCCATCGCCGTGGTGCAGGCGGCCGGCGGTATCGTCACCGACTGGCAGGGCGCACCGGCGCATCTGGGCGGACGCGCCCTGGCCGCGGCAAACCCCGAGATCCACGCCCAGGCGCTGGAGATCCTGCGCGGCTATTGA
- a CDS encoding N-acetylmuramoyl-L-alanine amidase, translating into MAVASSPNFGPRRDGLTPRLIVIHYTAMQSAEAALARLCDPQAEVSAHYLIAADGRCLQLVAEEMRAWHAGAGEWAGQQDINSRSIGIELDNRGDHPFSEPQMQVLEKLLRDLMDRWGIPAAGVLGHSDIAPGRKQDPGPRFDWQRLALRGLAVPTPAPRETRVSEAAFRAAARAAGYTADVPFDTLLAATRLRHGPWRHGPLCDADLALPPV; encoded by the coding sequence ATGGCGGTCGCCTCCTCTCCGAACTTCGGGCCGCGGCGTGACGGGCTCACGCCCCGGCTGATCGTCATCCACTATACCGCGATGCAAAGCGCCGAGGCCGCGCTGGCGCGGTTATGCGATCCGCAGGCCGAGGTCTCGGCCCATTACCTCATCGCCGCCGATGGCCGCTGCCTGCAACTGGTGGCCGAGGAGATGCGCGCCTGGCACGCCGGCGCCGGGGAATGGGCGGGACAGCAGGACATCAATTCGCGCTCCATCGGCATCGAACTCGACAACCGGGGCGACCACCCGTTTTCGGAACCGCAGATGCAGGTGCTGGAAAAGCTGCTGCGCGATCTCATGGACCGATGGGGTATTCCCGCCGCCGGGGTGCTTGGCCATTCCGATATCGCGCCCGGGCGGAAACAGGATCCCGGCCCCCGCTTCGACTGGCAACGCCTTGCCCTGAGAGGGCTCGCCGTGCCGACCCCGGCACCAAGGGAGACACGGGTCAGCGAAGCTGCCTTTCGCGCGGCGGCCCGGGCCGCCGGCTACACCGCCGATGTGCCGTTCGACACGCTGCTTGCCGCGACACGCCTGCGGCACGGGCCCTGGCGCCACGGGCCCCTCTGTGACGCCGATTTGGCGCTGCCGCCGGTCTGA
- a CDS encoding SLC13 family permease, with amino-acid sequence MNFLSFSPTESAVLTLTVVVIMFVLFLRESFPTEVVAIAGAATLLAIGVLPYEDAQAVLSNSAPWTIAAMFIVMGALVRTGALDVLTQTAERYARSHPKSAVVGVILSVMGASAIMNNTPVVVVMIPVVVQLSKTLGAKASKLLIPLSYAAIMGGSLTLIGTSTNLLVDGVARSQGLAPFGIFEILPIGLVVCVTGLLYMGLLGRKLLPDRDSMATMLSDRSKMKFFTEAVIPPESNLIGREVLDVNLFKREGVRLIDVIRGDQSLRRALQGVELQVGDRVVLRTEMTELLSLQKNKELKRVDQLSAVETRTVEVLITPGCRMVGRSLGSMRLRRRYGVYPLAVHRRNQNIGRQLDDLIVKVGDTLLLEGAPEDIQRLAADMDMVDVSTPSARAFRRGHAPIAIGALIGIVVLAALNVAPILLLAVIAVALVLVTGCIDAEEAFSFVDGRLLALIFAMLAVGAGLQNSGAIALIVDGIAPTLATLPPGAVIFAVFLLTTLLTEVVSNNAVAVIMTPIAISLATALGLDPRPLVVAVMIAASCAFATPIGYQTNTLVYGPGGYRFTDFLRIGGPLNLLMSVVASLAIPFLF; translated from the coding sequence CTGAACTTCCTGAGTTTTTCACCCACCGAAAGTGCCGTTCTGACGCTGACCGTCGTCGTGATCATGTTCGTGCTGTTCCTGCGTGAATCCTTCCCGACCGAGGTGGTCGCGATCGCGGGGGCCGCGACCTTGCTGGCGATCGGTGTGCTGCCCTACGAGGACGCGCAGGCGGTGCTGTCCAATTCCGCCCCGTGGACCATCGCCGCGATGTTCATCGTGATGGGCGCGCTGGTACGCACCGGGGCTCTGGACGTGCTCACGCAGACCGCCGAACGCTACGCCCGCAGCCATCCCAAGTCCGCGGTGGTGGGTGTCATTCTTTCGGTCATGGGCGCTTCCGCGATCATGAACAACACGCCGGTGGTGGTGGTCATGATTCCGGTCGTGGTACAGCTCAGCAAGACGCTGGGCGCCAAGGCGTCGAAACTGCTGATCCCGCTCAGCTACGCGGCGATCATGGGCGGATCGCTCACGCTGATCGGCACCTCGACGAACCTGCTGGTGGACGGCGTGGCGCGGTCACAGGGGCTTGCGCCCTTCGGCATCTTCGAGATCCTGCCGATCGGCCTCGTGGTTTGCGTCACGGGCCTGCTCTACATGGGGCTGCTGGGTCGCAAGCTGCTGCCCGATCGCGACAGCATGGCCACGATGCTCAGCGACCGGTCCAAGATGAAATTCTTCACCGAAGCGGTGATCCCGCCCGAGAGCAACCTGATCGGTCGCGAGGTGCTGGACGTGAACCTGTTCAAGCGCGAGGGCGTGCGCCTGATCGACGTGATCCGCGGCGATCAGTCGCTGCGCCGCGCGTTGCAGGGGGTCGAATTGCAGGTGGGGGACCGGGTGGTCCTGCGGACCGAGATGACGGAACTGCTCAGCCTGCAGAAGAACAAGGAACTCAAACGGGTCGACCAGCTTTCGGCCGTGGAAACACGCACAGTCGAGGTGCTCATCACGCCGGGATGCCGCATGGTGGGCCGCTCGCTTGGGTCCATGCGCCTGCGCCGGCGGTATGGCGTCTATCCGCTGGCGGTTCACCGCCGCAACCAGAACATCGGGCGCCAGCTCGACGACCTGATCGTCAAGGTCGGCGATACGCTGCTTCTGGAGGGGGCCCCGGAAGACATCCAGCGGCTGGCGGCCGACATGGACATGGTCGATGTAAGTACGCCGTCCGCACGCGCTTTTCGCCGGGGACACGCGCCCATCGCCATCGGCGCGCTGATCGGGATCGTCGTGCTGGCGGCGCTGAACGTCGCCCCGATCCTGCTTCTGGCGGTGATCGCCGTGGCGCTGGTGCTGGTGACCGGCTGTATCGACGCCGAAGAAGCCTTCTCCTTTGTCGACGGTCGGTTGCTCGCGCTGATCTTTGCCATGCTCGCGGTGGGGGCGGGGCTGCAGAATTCCGGTGCCATCGCGCTCATCGTCGACGGGATCGCCCCGACGCTGGCGACCCTGCCGCCCGGGGCCGTGATCTTTGCCGTCTTCCTGCTGACGACGCTGCTGACAGAGGTCGTGTCCAACAACGCGGTGGCAGTCATCATGACACCGATCGCGATTTCGCTGGCGACGGCGTTGGGGCTGGACCCACGCCCGCTGGTCGTGGCGGTGATGATCGCGGCGTCCTGCGCCTTTGCAACGCCGATCGGATACCAGACCAACACGCTGGTCTACGGTCCGGGCGGCTATCGCTTCACCGACTTCCTGCGCATCGGCGGGCCTCTGAACCTGCTGATGTCCGTCGTGGCGAGCCTCGCGATCCCGTTTCTCTTCTAG
- the guaD gene encoding guanine deaminase has protein sequence MTAGILLIGPLLRYAADPFATPWSDAVRIDTEGAVLLRDGRIAQVGQAPALIAANPQARQVRYSADHLICPGFVDAHVHYPQTAIIASWGKRLIDWLNSYTFPEEMRLADPDYAGEIAARYLDLVLAEGTTTVASYCTIHPHSVDAFFEAAAARGMAVVAGKTCMDRNAPEGLRDTPQSAYDDSNALIGRWHGRGRATYAITPRFSPTSTPEQLAALGALWQAHPGCLMQTHLSEQTDEIAWVRGLYPQARDYLDTYEAHGLLGDRAVYGHAIHLEPREIDRLSETGAALVHCPTSNTFIGSGLFDLAGLSARGVPLGLATDTGGGSSFSMLRTMAAAYEIGQLRGTPLHAAQLVWLATAGSARSLHLQGRIGSIESGHDADLAVLNLASSPAIAQRHARAADMWESLFATIMMGDDRAIADVWVSGRQVRARP, from the coding sequence ATGACAGCCGGAATCCTCCTCATCGGTCCCCTCCTGCGCTATGCCGCCGACCCGTTCGCGACCCCGTGGTCCGACGCGGTCCGGATCGACACCGAAGGGGCAGTGCTGCTGCGGGACGGCCGCATCGCGCAGGTCGGACAGGCCCCCGCGCTGATCGCGGCGAACCCGCAGGCGCGGCAGGTCCGGTACAGCGCAGACCACCTGATCTGCCCCGGTTTCGTCGATGCCCATGTGCATTATCCGCAGACCGCCATCATCGCGTCATGGGGCAAGCGCCTGATCGACTGGCTGAACAGCTATACCTTTCCCGAGGAAATGCGCCTGGCCGATCCGGACTATGCCGGGGAAATCGCCGCGCGCTACCTCGACCTCGTCCTCGCGGAGGGGACCACCACGGTGGCGAGCTATTGCACGATCCACCCCCACAGCGTCGATGCCTTTTTCGAGGCGGCGGCGGCGCGGGGCATGGCGGTCGTGGCGGGCAAGACCTGCATGGACCGGAACGCCCCCGAAGGGCTGCGGGATACACCGCAATCGGCCTACGATGACAGCAACGCCCTGATCGGCCGCTGGCACGGGCGGGGGCGCGCGACCTACGCGATCACGCCGCGGTTCTCCCCCACGTCCACGCCGGAGCAGCTGGCGGCGCTCGGTGCCCTCTGGCAGGCGCATCCCGGCTGCCTGATGCAGACCCACCTCAGCGAGCAGACGGACGAAATCGCCTGGGTGCGCGGCCTCTACCCGCAGGCGCGCGACTACCTCGACACCTACGAGGCGCACGGGCTGCTGGGCGACCGCGCCGTCTACGGGCACGCCATTCACCTGGAGCCCCGCGAAATCGACCGCCTCTCGGAAACGGGGGCGGCGCTTGTGCATTGCCCCACGTCGAACACCTTCATCGGCTCGGGCCTGTTCGACTTGGCGGGATTGTCGGCGCGCGGCGTGCCCCTGGGGCTGGCGACGGATACCGGCGGCGGCTCCTCCTTCTCGATGCTGCGCACCATGGCCGCCGCCTACGAGATCGGACAGTTGCGCGGCACGCCCCTGCACGCGGCGCAGCTTGTCTGGCTCGCCACGGCGGGATCCGCGCGGAGCCTGCACCTGCAGGGCCGGATCGGCAGCATCGAATCGGGACATGACGCCGACCTTGCGGTGCTGAACCTCGCCTCGAGCCCGGCCATCGCGCAGCGCCATGCCCGTGCCGCCGACATGTGGGAAAGCCTTTTCGCCACGATCATGATGGGCGACGACCGCGCCATCGCGGATGTCTGGGTCTCGGGCCGGCAGGTCCGGGCGCGCCCCTAG
- a CDS encoding 8-oxoguanine deaminase, giving the protein MSETLIRNAGHILTMDDARHELRDADLRLANGEIVEIGRGLHTQGEVIDASGCLVTPGLVNTHHHLYQTLTRAVPAAQDALLFGWLSALYPIWARFTPDHVYTSALVGLAELALSGCTLSADHLYLYPNGSRLDDTVQAARDVGLRFQPTRGAMSIGESQGGLPPDVLVEDETAILADCIRVIDAFHDPAPGSMCRVAIAPCSPFSVSRDLMREAALLARDKGVMLHTHLAENDEDVAYSLEKFGCRPGQYAQDLGWTGPDVWHAHCVKLDESEIALFAATGTGVAHCPCSNCRLGSGVAPVRAMRLAGVRVGLGVDGSASNDAGNLVAEARQAMLLQRVVSGADAMSAREALEIATRGGADVLGRPECGRLAVGKRADVAIWDMRWIEAAGSWDLAALLLAGPTTVRDLLVEGRAVVRDGQITRFDLGAAIARQNSLARALQQQA; this is encoded by the coding sequence TTGTCCGAAACCCTGATCCGGAATGCCGGCCACATCCTCACCATGGATGACGCCCGGCACGAATTGCGCGATGCCGACCTGCGCCTGGCAAACGGCGAGATCGTCGAGATCGGTCGCGGTCTGCATACCCAGGGAGAGGTGATCGATGCCTCCGGCTGCCTCGTGACGCCGGGTCTGGTGAACACGCATCACCACCTCTATCAGACGCTGACCCGGGCGGTTCCGGCGGCGCAGGATGCGCTGCTGTTCGGGTGGCTCAGCGCGCTCTATCCGATCTGGGCGCGGTTCACGCCCGATCACGTCTACACCTCCGCACTGGTGGGGCTGGCGGAACTGGCGCTTTCGGGATGTACGCTCAGTGCCGATCATCTCTATCTCTATCCGAACGGATCCCGGCTCGACGATACGGTGCAGGCCGCGCGCGACGTTGGGCTGCGCTTCCAGCCGACCCGCGGCGCCATGAGCATCGGCGAAAGCCAGGGAGGGCTGCCGCCGGACGTGCTGGTGGAGGACGAAACGGCGATCCTCGCGGACTGCATCCGCGTGATTGACGCGTTTCACGATCCTGCGCCCGGTTCCATGTGCCGGGTGGCAATTGCCCCCTGTTCGCCGTTCTCGGTCAGCCGGGACCTGATGCGCGAGGCGGCGCTTCTGGCGCGGGACAAGGGGGTGATGCTGCACACGCACCTGGCGGAGAATGACGAGGACGTCGCCTATTCGCTGGAAAAATTCGGCTGTCGGCCGGGGCAATACGCGCAGGACCTTGGCTGGACCGGGCCGGATGTCTGGCACGCCCATTGCGTGAAGCTGGACGAGAGCGAGATCGCCCTGTTCGCCGCGACCGGTACGGGTGTCGCGCATTGTCCCTGCTCCAACTGCCGGCTGGGATCGGGCGTGGCGCCTGTCAGGGCCATGCGGCTGGCCGGGGTCCGCGTGGGGCTGGGGGTGGACGGATCGGCCAGCAACGACGCGGGCAACCTCGTGGCCGAGGCGCGCCAGGCCATGCTTCTGCAGCGGGTGGTGTCGGGAGCCGATGCCATGTCCGCCCGCGAGGCGCTGGAAATCGCGACCCGGGGCGGGGCGGACGTGCTGGGTCGCCCGGAGTGCGGCCGGCTGGCGGTCGGCAAGCGCGCGGATGTCGCGATCTGGGACATGCGGTGGATCGAAGCGGCCGGAAGCTGGGACCTTGCCGCCCTGCTGCTGGCAGGTCCGACCACGGTCCGCGACCTCCTGGTCGAGGGGCGCGCGGTGGTGCGGGACGGGCAGATCACCCGTTTCGATCTGGGCGCGGCCATCGCCCGCCAGAACAGTCTCGCGCGGGCCCTGCAGCAACAGGCGTGA
- a CDS encoding 5-formyltetrahydrofolate cyclo-ligase, producing MTDLAAVKAAARKAAFARRKPLYDSATAAQAGYLSEVLAGYRGVPLSGFMPIRTEIDPTPAMAEAAAHGQVGVPVIEAAAQPLKFASWQPGTEMVPGAFGALIPALPAFFEPEILIVPLLAFNRAGGRLGYGGGFYDRTLQMLRDRRPTMAIGFAFAGQEVDDLPLEPTDERLDLIVTEAGVIEISG from the coding sequence GTGACCGATCTGGCAGCGGTCAAGGCGGCGGCGCGCAAGGCCGCCTTCGCCCGGCGCAAGCCGCTTTACGACAGCGCGACCGCCGCGCAGGCAGGCTACCTCAGCGAAGTGCTGGCAGGCTATCGCGGTGTGCCGCTGTCAGGTTTCATGCCGATCCGGACGGAAATCGACCCGACGCCGGCCATGGCCGAGGCGGCGGCCCACGGACAGGTGGGCGTGCCGGTGATCGAGGCGGCAGCACAGCCGCTGAAATTCGCCTCCTGGCAGCCGGGAACAGAAATGGTCCCGGGCGCCTTCGGGGCGCTGATCCCGGCGCTGCCGGCATTCTTCGAACCCGAGATCCTGATCGTGCCCCTGCTGGCGTTCAATCGCGCGGGCGGTCGGCTTGGCTATGGCGGCGGCTTCTACGATCGCACGCTGCAGATGCTGCGCGACCGGCGTCCGACGATGGCCATCGGCTTTGCGTTTGCGGGGCAGGAGGTGGATGACCTGCCGCTCGAACCCACCGACGAGCGGCTGGACCTCATCGTGACCGAAGCCGGCGTGATCGAGATCTCCGGCTGA
- a CDS encoding helix-turn-helix domain-containing protein — translation MAHKVDVHVGKRIRQRRWLTGMTQQKLAELVGIKFQQIQKYETGANRVSASRLWDIADALDVTVAYFFDGLEQGEASAATQDSAVPVDLLSDKEAMDLIRSYYAIPQNQRRRLFELARVLSDVA, via the coding sequence ATGGCACATAAAGTAGACGTGCATGTCGGGAAGAGAATTCGTCAGCGCCGCTGGCTGACGGGTATGACGCAACAGAAATTGGCCGAACTGGTCGGCATCAAGTTTCAGCAAATCCAGAAATACGAAACGGGCGCCAACCGGGTCAGCGCATCGCGTCTGTGGGATATTGCAGACGCCCTCGACGTGACGGTCGCGTACTTCTTCGACGGTCTCGAACAGGGTGAGGCCTCCGCCGCGACGCAGGATAGCGCCGTGCCTGTCGATCTGCTGAGCGACAAGGAAGCGATGGATCTCATCCGCTCCTACTACGCGATCCCGCAGAACCAGCGCCGCCGCCTTTTCGAGCTGGCCCGCGTCCTGAGCGACGTCGCCTGA
- the mgtE gene encoding magnesium transporter, which translates to MSDQVELQEDAPEEEAERTDYALEPKKVAAVLYAVDIEDRDKLVELMEPLHPADIADLLEQVNAFDRSRLIRLYGMEFDGDILSELDESIREDVIAVLTPQVLTQAVRDLDSDDVVDLIEDLEDAQQEAILGALEDTERAAVQQSLSYPEYSAGRLMQREVVMAPEHWTVGEAIDHLRNTPEEDLPDQFYHIIMVDPRLHPVGNVTLGKLMRSKRATPLKDLLEQTFQVIPAMRDEGDVAYAFNQYHLISAPVVDDEGRLIGVITIDDAMAVLDEEHEEDILRLAGVDGESTLSDSVRATTRRRLPWLAVNLVTAIAASIVISFFEEAIAQVVALAVLMPIVASMGGNAGTQSLTVAVRAIATKDLTGSNVWRVIRRECAVGLINGAVFAVVMGIVGLVWFGSPALGYVIAAAMVINMVIAGLAGTGIPVLLEKVGVDPALASGAFVTTVTDVVGFFAFLGLAAAVLL; encoded by the coding sequence ATGTCTGATCAGGTCGAGTTGCAGGAAGACGCCCCCGAAGAGGAGGCGGAGCGCACGGATTACGCGCTCGAGCCCAAGAAGGTCGCCGCGGTTCTCTATGCCGTGGACATCGAGGATCGCGACAAGCTCGTCGAGTTGATGGAGCCTCTGCACCCGGCCGATATCGCCGACCTTCTGGAGCAGGTGAACGCCTTTGACCGCAGCCGGTTGATCCGGCTTTACGGGATGGAATTCGACGGCGACATCCTGTCGGAGCTGGATGAGAGCATACGCGAGGACGTCATCGCGGTGCTGACGCCGCAGGTGCTGACGCAGGCGGTGCGCGACCTCGACAGCGACGACGTGGTGGACCTGATCGAGGACCTGGAGGATGCGCAGCAGGAAGCGATCCTCGGCGCGCTGGAAGACACCGAGCGTGCGGCGGTCCAGCAGTCGCTGAGCTATCCCGAGTATTCCGCGGGCCGCCTGATGCAGCGCGAGGTCGTGATGGCGCCGGAACACTGGACCGTGGGCGAGGCCATCGACCATCTGCGCAATACGCCCGAGGAAGACCTTCCCGACCAGTTCTACCACATCATCATGGTGGACCCGCGCCTGCATCCGGTGGGCAACGTGACGCTGGGCAAGCTGATGCGGTCCAAGCGCGCGACACCCCTCAAGGACCTGCTGGAGCAGACCTTCCAGGTCATTCCGGCGATGCGGGACGAGGGGGACGTGGCCTACGCCTTCAACCAGTATCACCTGATTTCCGCCCCTGTCGTCGATGACGAGGGGCGCCTGATCGGGGTCATCACCATCGACGACGCCATGGCCGTGCTGGACGAGGAACACGAGGAGGACATCCTGCGGCTGGCCGGTGTGGACGGTGAATCGACCCTGTCGGACTCGGTGCGTGCGACCACCCGCCGCCGGCTGCCCTGGCTGGCGGTCAACCTCGTGACGGCGATTGCCGCGTCGATCGTGATCTCCTTCTTCGAGGAGGCGATCGCGCAGGTCGTGGCCCTTGCCGTGCTGATGCCCATCGTCGCCTCCATGGGGGGCAACGCGGGCACCCAGAGCCTGACCGTGGCGGTGCGGGCCATCGCGACCAAGGACCTCACGGGGTCGAACGTCTGGCGGGTCATCCGCCGCGAATGCGCGGTCGGGCTGATCAACGGCGCGGTGTTCGCGGTTGTCATGGGGATCGTGGGACTGGTCTGGTTCGGCTCGCCCGCGCTGGGCTACGTGATCGCGGCGGCCATGGTGATCAACATGGTGATCGCCGGGCTGGCTGGCACCGGGATCCCGGTGCTGCTCGAGAAGGTCGGTGTGGACCCGGCGCTCGCCTCGGGGGCCTTCGTCACCACGGTGACGGACGTCGTGGGCTTCTTCGCCTTTCTCGGACTGGCGGCGGCGGTGCTTCTGTGA